A portion of the Rhodococcus pseudokoreensis genome contains these proteins:
- a CDS encoding quinone oxidoreductase family protein, which yields MAQAVRFYEHGAPEVMQWESVEVGEPGPHGVRIRHEAVGLNFADTYFRTGLYPAELPAGMGVEGAGVIEAVGTGVTHVQVGDRVTYTGSPLGAYSTERVMPAAPLIALPSAIGFDTAAAMTMRGLTSAYLLRRIAPLKAGDAVLLHAAAGGVGLIFTQWAKLLGVNVIGTVSTDEKAAIARAHGCEHVIVYTRENVAERVREITGGAGVPVVYDSIGQSTFETSLDCLSRRGLLVCFGTASGPIPPINAMQLAVKGSLFVTRPALADYIADPAERAELAGELFGHVEAGRIRIEINQSYGLEDAVQAHRDLESGTSIGSSVFRL from the coding sequence GTGGCACAGGCTGTTCGGTTCTACGAGCACGGCGCACCCGAGGTCATGCAGTGGGAGTCGGTCGAGGTCGGAGAACCCGGCCCGCACGGAGTCCGGATCCGCCACGAGGCGGTCGGCCTGAACTTCGCCGACACCTACTTCCGCACCGGCCTCTACCCGGCCGAACTGCCCGCAGGCATGGGCGTCGAGGGCGCCGGTGTGATCGAGGCCGTCGGCACCGGAGTGACCCACGTGCAGGTCGGCGACCGCGTCACCTACACGGGCAGCCCGCTCGGCGCCTACAGCACCGAACGCGTGATGCCCGCCGCACCGCTCATTGCGCTGCCGTCCGCGATCGGCTTCGACACGGCCGCCGCGATGACGATGCGCGGACTCACATCGGCCTACCTGCTGCGCCGCATCGCCCCGCTGAAGGCCGGCGACGCCGTGCTGCTCCACGCCGCCGCCGGTGGCGTCGGACTCATCTTCACCCAGTGGGCGAAGCTGCTGGGCGTCAACGTGATCGGGACCGTCTCCACCGACGAGAAGGCCGCGATCGCCCGGGCCCACGGCTGCGAGCACGTCATCGTCTACACCCGCGAGAACGTCGCCGAACGAGTCCGCGAGATCACCGGCGGCGCCGGCGTTCCCGTCGTCTACGACAGCATCGGCCAGTCCACCTTCGAGACTTCGCTCGACTGCCTCTCCCGTCGGGGACTGCTCGTGTGCTTCGGCACGGCGTCGGGACCGATTCCGCCGATCAACGCGATGCAGTTGGCCGTCAAGGGTTCGCTGTTCGTCACCCGGCCCGCGCTCGCCGACTACATCGCCGACCCGGCGGAACGCGCCGAACTCGCCGGCGAACTCTTCGGTCACGTCGAGGCGGGCCGGATCCGCATCGAGATCAACCAGAGCTACGGACTCGAGGACGCCGTCCAGGCGCACCGCGACCTCGAATCCGGCACCAGCATCGGCTCCTCGGTGTTCCGGCTCTGA
- a CDS encoding TauD/TfdA dioxygenase family protein, with amino-acid sequence MNDTAQLTYSPERDAILSPSGSFRLTPMTCSLGAELFDVNLGDVSRDDALFAELRELLLEYKVLFFRDQDMSRAEHVTLAERFGPLEDHPVAGSDPENPGLVRIYKDLDSPAEHYENAFHCDATWRENPPMGCVLRAVETPPVGGDTIWVNMALAYEKLPDRVKEQIDGLRARHSIEASFGAAQTLEQRHALHDRFPDAEHPVVRTHPDTGEKILFVNSFATHFVNYHTPDNIRYGIDYAPGSSNLLNYLISQASIPEYQVRWRWTPNSVAIWDNRSTQHYAVQDYWPAVRKMERAGIVGDRPF; translated from the coding sequence ATGAACGACACCGCACAACTGACTTATTCGCCCGAGCGGGACGCGATCCTCTCCCCCTCCGGTTCGTTCCGGCTGACGCCGATGACCTGCTCGCTCGGCGCCGAGTTGTTCGACGTGAACCTCGGTGACGTCTCTCGCGACGACGCCCTGTTCGCCGAACTCCGGGAACTGCTGCTCGAGTACAAGGTTCTGTTCTTCCGCGACCAGGACATGAGCCGGGCCGAGCACGTGACGCTCGCCGAGCGCTTCGGGCCGCTCGAGGATCATCCCGTCGCCGGCAGCGACCCCGAGAATCCCGGACTGGTGCGAATCTACAAGGACCTCGACAGCCCGGCCGAGCACTACGAGAACGCCTTCCACTGCGACGCGACCTGGCGTGAAAACCCGCCCATGGGGTGCGTGCTCCGGGCCGTCGAGACGCCCCCGGTCGGTGGCGACACCATCTGGGTGAACATGGCCCTGGCCTACGAGAAACTCCCCGACCGGGTCAAGGAGCAGATCGACGGACTGCGCGCCCGGCACAGCATCGAAGCCTCGTTCGGCGCGGCCCAGACGCTGGAGCAGCGGCACGCCCTGCACGACCGTTTCCCCGACGCCGAGCACCCCGTGGTGCGCACGCACCCGGACACCGGCGAAAAGATCCTGTTCGTCAATTCTTTCGCGACCCACTTCGTCAATTACCACACCCCGGACAACATCCGATACGGCATCGACTACGCGCCCGGCAGCAGCAACCTGCTCAACTACCTGATCAGCCAGGCGTCGATCCCCGAATACCAGGTGCGGTGGCGGTGGACCCCGAACAGCGTTGCGATCTGGGACAACCGGTCCACCCAGCACTACGCCGTCCAGGACTACTGGCCCGCCGTCCGCAAGATGGAACGCGCCGGAATCGTCGGCGACCGGCCCTTCTGA
- a CDS encoding 3-keto-5-aminohexanoate cleavage protein: MHFHDDALFPETQEKLVITCAPYGPEWEPDDFREDLPLTMDEHVQKAVDCYEAGATVLHIHVRELDGKGSKRLSKFNELLAGLRQAVPDMILQVGGSISFAPEGEGSDAKWLSDDTRHMLADLDPAPDQVTIAINTSQMNIMELMTADDIAGTSMQRPELAEAYREMTVPAGPAWVEEHLRRLQAAGIQPHFQLSSIPQLETVERLIRRGIYTGPLNLTWVGIGGGFDGPNPYNIMNFIQRVPDGACLTLETLMRSVLPVNAMAIAMGLHPRCGNEDTIWGRKGEKMTSVAQVEQLVRVAGELGREVATGKEARDIYRIGQTYADADETLAKLGYAPNRRPGQVGFTQHA; this comes from the coding sequence ATGCATTTCCACGACGACGCCCTCTTCCCCGAAACCCAGGAGAAGCTGGTCATCACGTGTGCCCCGTACGGTCCGGAGTGGGAGCCGGACGACTTCCGCGAGGACCTGCCGCTGACGATGGACGAGCACGTCCAGAAGGCGGTCGACTGCTACGAGGCCGGCGCCACCGTGCTGCACATCCACGTCCGCGAACTCGACGGCAAGGGCTCCAAGCGGCTGTCGAAGTTCAACGAACTGCTCGCCGGACTGCGCCAAGCGGTGCCGGACATGATCCTGCAGGTCGGCGGTTCCATCTCCTTCGCCCCCGAGGGTGAGGGGTCGGACGCGAAGTGGCTCTCCGACGACACCCGGCACATGCTCGCCGACCTCGATCCGGCACCGGATCAGGTGACGATCGCGATCAACACCTCGCAGATGAACATCATGGAGCTGATGACCGCCGACGACATCGCCGGCACGTCGATGCAGCGCCCCGAACTGGCCGAGGCGTACCGGGAGATGACGGTCCCGGCCGGCCCGGCGTGGGTCGAGGAGCACCTGCGCCGCCTGCAGGCGGCCGGGATCCAGCCGCACTTCCAGCTGTCGAGCATCCCGCAGCTCGAGACCGTCGAACGGCTCATCCGCCGTGGGATCTACACCGGTCCGCTGAACCTGACCTGGGTCGGTATCGGCGGCGGCTTCGACGGCCCGAACCCGTACAACATCATGAACTTCATCCAGCGGGTCCCGGACGGTGCGTGCCTGACCCTCGAGACCCTCATGCGCAGTGTGTTGCCGGTCAACGCGATGGCGATCGCGATGGGCCTGCACCCGCGCTGCGGGAACGAGGACACGATCTGGGGCCGCAAGGGCGAGAAGATGACGTCGGTCGCGCAGGTCGAGCAGCTGGTCCGGGTGGCCGGGGAACTGGGCCGGGAGGTGGCCACCGGTAAGGAGGCCCGCGACATCTACCGGATCGGTCAGACCTACGCCGATGCCGACGAGACCCTCGCCAAGCTCGGGTACGCCCCGAACCGCCGTCCCGGCCAGGTGGGCTTCACCCAGCACGCCTGA
- a CDS encoding MFS transporter, producing MGLPTTTADAVVETTAPARRSRMYPWIVFALTFGLLLSDYMSRQVLSAVFPLLKSEWALSDSQLASLSSVVALMVGLLTLPLSLLADRWGRVKSLLLMAVLWSAATLLCALATNYEQMLGARFLVGVGEAAYGSVGIAVVLSVFAPRVHSALSGAFMGGGSFGSVIGVALGGVIAVNLGWRWSFAAMAVFGLILVALFRALVSEKKLTDAAVVEDPADTPTGFRAPLSSLFTTPAVLFAYVGGGLQMFTAGVLLAWLPSFFNRSYDLAPDKAGAMASIFVLAVGSGMVVCGIITDRVSRDDPTKKWTTAVVYGVLSLVFLGAGFQLPSGSAQLILIGIGAFFSAGSSGPIAAMVANLTHSSVRASAFGTLTLANNLLGLALGPFVVGLLADRFGLVTALQIAPLIYVVAIVALILGKRAYPAGRRKLAALTANS from the coding sequence ATGGGACTGCCCACCACCACCGCGGACGCGGTCGTCGAGACCACTGCGCCCGCCCGACGATCCCGGATGTATCCCTGGATCGTCTTCGCGCTCACCTTCGGACTGCTGCTCTCGGACTACATGTCCCGGCAGGTCCTCAGCGCCGTCTTCCCGCTCCTCAAAAGCGAATGGGCGCTGTCCGATTCACAGCTGGCGTCGCTCAGCAGCGTCGTCGCGCTCATGGTCGGCCTGCTGACTCTCCCGCTGTCGCTGCTGGCCGACCGGTGGGGCCGGGTCAAGAGCCTGCTTCTCATGGCCGTCCTGTGGAGCGCAGCCACCCTGCTCTGTGCGCTCGCCACCAACTACGAGCAGATGCTCGGCGCCCGATTCCTCGTCGGTGTCGGCGAAGCCGCCTACGGCAGTGTCGGCATCGCGGTGGTGCTCAGCGTGTTCGCCCCGCGGGTGCACTCCGCACTCAGTGGCGCCTTCATGGGCGGCGGATCGTTCGGTTCCGTGATCGGTGTCGCCCTCGGCGGCGTCATCGCCGTCAACCTCGGCTGGCGCTGGTCGTTCGCCGCGATGGCCGTCTTCGGACTCATCCTCGTCGCCCTGTTCCGCGCACTGGTATCCGAGAAGAAACTGACGGACGCCGCCGTCGTCGAAGACCCCGCCGACACCCCCACCGGTTTCCGGGCCCCGCTCTCGAGCCTCTTCACCACGCCCGCCGTCCTGTTCGCGTACGTCGGTGGTGGCCTGCAGATGTTCACCGCGGGTGTCCTGCTGGCGTGGCTGCCGAGCTTCTTCAACCGGTCGTACGACCTCGCCCCCGACAAGGCCGGTGCGATGGCGTCGATCTTCGTCCTCGCCGTCGGCAGCGGAATGGTGGTGTGCGGCATCATCACCGACCGGGTCAGCCGGGACGATCCCACCAAGAAGTGGACCACGGCCGTGGTGTACGGCGTGCTCTCGCTCGTCTTCCTCGGCGCCGGTTTCCAATTGCCGTCCGGTTCCGCCCAGCTGATCCTGATCGGCATCGGCGCCTTCTTCTCCGCCGGCTCGTCCGGTCCGATCGCCGCGATGGTCGCGAACCTCACCCACTCCTCGGTGCGCGCCTCGGCCTTCGGCACCCTCACACTCGCCAACAACCTTCTCGGACTGGCGCTCGGCCCGTTCGTCGTCGGTCTGCTCGCCGACCGCTTCGGCCTCGTCACCGCCCTGCAGATCGCGCCCCTGATCTACGTCGTCGCGATCGTCGCCCTGATTCTCGGCAAACGCGCCTACCCGGCCGGACGCCGCAAGCTCGCCGCCCTCACCGCAAACTCATAG
- a CDS encoding RBBP9/YdeN family alpha/beta hydrolase, whose amino-acid sequence MTTPTEPTVVIVPGLRDHVADHWQTLLAERLDNVRTVPPLERDKLSLAARIAALDTVLTDIDGPVVLVAHSAGVAITVHWAQQASRPVQGALLATPPDFEEPLPAGYPTRGDLDANGWNPVPRRRLPFPSIVAASTDDPLARFRRVAGMAESWGSKLVDLGAVGHLNPASGYGYWPYAEELLRELINSTAATAASFA is encoded by the coding sequence GTGACCACCCCCACCGAACCGACCGTGGTGATCGTGCCCGGACTGCGCGATCACGTCGCCGACCACTGGCAGACACTGCTCGCCGAGCGACTCGACAACGTGCGGACGGTGCCGCCGCTCGAGCGGGACAAGCTCAGTCTCGCCGCGCGGATCGCCGCCCTCGACACCGTCCTCACCGACATCGACGGTCCGGTGGTGCTCGTCGCGCACAGCGCGGGCGTGGCGATCACGGTGCACTGGGCCCAGCAAGCGTCCCGACCCGTTCAGGGCGCCCTGCTGGCCACCCCACCGGACTTCGAGGAGCCACTGCCCGCGGGCTACCCCACACGCGGGGACCTCGACGCGAACGGCTGGAATCCCGTCCCCCGGCGCCGGCTCCCATTCCCCAGCATCGTGGCGGCGAGCACCGACGACCCGCTGGCCCGGTTCCGGCGGGTCGCCGGGATGGCCGAATCGTGGGGCAGCAAGCTCGTCGACCTCGGCGCCGTCGGACACCTCAACCCCGCCTCCGGTTACGGGTACTGGCCGTACGCCGAAGAGCTGCTCCGCGAACTGATCAACTCGACTGCCGCCACCGCCGCGTCGTTCGCCTAG
- a CDS encoding long-chain-fatty-acid--CoA ligase: MLNLSVLLEDSARRFPDRVALVLGDQRMTYADLDAQSNRVANLLVAAGIEPGDKIALSCPNIPQFPVVYYGILKAGAVVVPLNVLLKDREIAYHLDDSDAKAYFCYEGTPELPMGEYGLSGFAQSPRCRALFRITTDPAAPAMIDGVGTLADAVARHDSHFDAVVREPGDTAVILYTSGTTGKPKGAELTHANMALNALTANRLFDSTPATHDRYLVTLPLFHSFGQTVTLNAGISVGATLVLLPRFEARAALDLIEREDITVFAGVPTMYWGLLGALDEHPVDIERIARNMRRAISGGAALPVEILTRFADRFGVQILEGYGLSETSPLATFSDPALEPRPGSIGVPVWGIQARLVDKEWNTVTGTDQIGEIALRGHNIMKGYYNRPDATAEVLRDGWFRTGDLARVDEDGFYYIVDRAKDLIVRGGFNVYPREIEDVLIGHDAVSLAAVVGVPDDSHGEEVKAYIILEPGAQITPGELIAWSKQQMASYKYPRTVEFVDSLPMTATGKILKRELGRSPAA; this comes from the coding sequence GTGCTCAACCTCTCCGTACTCCTCGAAGACTCGGCCCGCCGATTCCCCGACCGTGTCGCCCTGGTGCTCGGTGACCAGCGGATGACCTACGCCGACCTCGACGCCCAGTCGAACCGGGTCGCGAACCTGCTCGTAGCGGCGGGCATCGAACCGGGCGACAAGATCGCCCTGTCGTGCCCCAACATTCCGCAGTTCCCCGTCGTCTACTACGGCATCCTCAAGGCGGGAGCGGTGGTCGTACCGCTCAACGTTCTGCTCAAGGATCGTGAGATCGCATATCACCTCGACGATTCCGATGCCAAGGCCTACTTCTGCTACGAGGGCACCCCCGAACTGCCGATGGGCGAGTACGGACTGTCCGGCTTCGCGCAGAGTCCGCGCTGCCGCGCCCTGTTCCGCATCACCACCGACCCGGCCGCCCCCGCCATGATCGACGGCGTCGGGACGCTCGCCGACGCCGTCGCGCGGCACGACAGTCACTTCGACGCCGTCGTCCGCGAACCCGGGGACACCGCCGTCATCCTGTACACGAGCGGCACCACCGGAAAACCCAAGGGCGCCGAACTCACTCACGCCAACATGGCGCTGAACGCGCTGACCGCCAACCGGCTGTTCGACAGCACACCGGCGACCCACGACCGGTATCTGGTGACGCTGCCGCTGTTCCACTCCTTCGGCCAGACCGTCACCCTCAACGCCGGCATCTCGGTGGGAGCCACCCTCGTGCTGCTGCCCCGGTTCGAGGCGCGCGCCGCACTCGACCTCATCGAGCGGGAGGACATCACCGTCTTCGCCGGCGTGCCCACCATGTACTGGGGTCTGCTCGGTGCCCTCGACGAACATCCCGTCGACATCGAACGCATCGCACGGAACATGCGCCGCGCCATCTCCGGCGGCGCCGCGTTGCCGGTGGAGATCCTCACCCGGTTCGCCGACCGGTTCGGCGTGCAGATCCTCGAGGGCTACGGGCTGTCCGAGACGTCGCCGCTCGCGACGTTCAGCGATCCCGCTCTCGAACCCCGGCCCGGATCGATCGGCGTTCCCGTCTGGGGCATCCAGGCGCGCCTCGTCGACAAGGAGTGGAACACCGTCACCGGCACCGATCAGATCGGCGAGATCGCGCTACGCGGTCACAACATCATGAAGGGCTATTACAACCGGCCCGACGCCACCGCGGAAGTGCTGCGCGACGGCTGGTTCCGCACCGGCGACCTCGCACGCGTCGACGAAGACGGCTTCTACTACATCGTCGACCGCGCCAAGGACCTCATCGTGCGCGGCGGTTTCAACGTCTACCCCCGCGAGATCGAGGACGTCCTCATCGGACACGACGCCGTCTCCCTCGCCGCCGTCGTCGGTGTCCCCGACGACAGCCACGGCGAGGAGGTCAAGGCGTACATCATCCTCGAACCGGGCGCACAGATCACCCCCGGCGAGTTGATCGCGTGGTCCAAGCAGCAGATGGCGAGCTACAAGTACCCGCGCACCGTCGAATTCGTCGACTCCCTGCCGATGACCGCCACCGGCAAGATCCTCAAACGCGAACTCGGCAGGAGCCCCGCCGCATGA
- a CDS encoding PHA/PHB synthase family protein, translating to MNTTVTQTTPDELTAPLDLLLTRGTRGVAARMLPDSSWSRFGISLAGRPRTVALRGGALVRELGAIVAGTSDRAPAKADKRFGDAAWQQNPALRRAMQAYLATSHTATALLDDADLDWRDHERMRFVIDNLVEGLSPTNNPLLSPLGWKAMVDTGGLSAARGVRAFLRDMQSSPRVPVMVEPDAFEVGEHVAATKGAVVFQTRTFELIHYAPQTETVHATPLLIVPPVINKYYILDIAPGRSLIEHLVQQGQQVFAISWRNPHARHRDWGADTYGAAILEALDAVQCIAGTTSAHVLGTCSGGILASMVAAHLTEIGEGDRIAGLTLAVTVLDQTRAGTASAMMSERAAAAAIRDSAAKGYLDGRTLAEMFAWLRPTDLVWRYWVNNYVQGRSPAAFDVLFWNSDTTRMAAALHRDLVLLGLQNALTTPGAATMLGTPVDLGTVTADSYVVGGSADHLCPWQSTYRSARLLGSKDARFVLSSNGHIASLVNPPGNPRASYRFGEPVSETPDAWLATAETATDSWWTDYAHWLAERSGPDVDAPHSLGARQYPPLAPAPGTYVHHS from the coding sequence ATGAACACGACAGTTACCCAGACGACCCCCGACGAGCTGACCGCTCCCCTCGACCTTCTCCTCACCCGCGGAACCCGCGGCGTCGCTGCCCGCATGCTCCCCGACAGTTCGTGGAGCCGGTTCGGCATCAGCCTCGCCGGCAGGCCCCGCACCGTCGCGCTGCGCGGCGGCGCCCTCGTCCGTGAACTCGGTGCGATCGTCGCCGGCACGTCCGACCGGGCTCCCGCGAAGGCCGACAAGCGTTTCGGCGACGCCGCGTGGCAGCAGAATCCCGCCCTGCGGCGGGCCATGCAGGCGTATCTCGCCACCTCCCACACCGCCACTGCCCTGCTCGACGACGCCGACCTGGACTGGCGCGATCACGAACGGATGCGGTTCGTGATCGACAACCTCGTCGAAGGTCTGTCGCCGACCAACAATCCGCTCCTCAGCCCGCTCGGCTGGAAGGCGATGGTGGACACCGGCGGACTCAGTGCTGCGCGCGGTGTCCGGGCCTTCCTCCGCGACATGCAGTCGAGTCCACGGGTTCCTGTCATGGTCGAACCCGACGCGTTCGAGGTCGGGGAACACGTGGCGGCGACGAAGGGCGCCGTGGTGTTCCAGACCCGCACGTTCGAACTGATCCACTATGCGCCGCAGACGGAGACGGTTCACGCGACGCCGTTGTTGATCGTCCCGCCCGTCATCAACAAGTACTACATCCTCGACATCGCGCCGGGCCGCAGCCTGATCGAGCACCTCGTGCAGCAGGGGCAGCAGGTCTTCGCGATCTCCTGGCGCAACCCCCACGCCCGGCACCGGGACTGGGGTGCCGACACGTACGGTGCCGCGATCCTGGAGGCTCTCGACGCGGTGCAGTGCATCGCCGGAACCACGAGCGCCCACGTCCTCGGCACCTGCTCGGGCGGCATCCTCGCCTCGATGGTCGCCGCCCACCTGACCGAGATCGGCGAGGGCGACCGCATCGCCGGCCTCACACTGGCCGTGACCGTTCTCGATCAGACCCGCGCCGGAACGGCGTCGGCGATGATGAGCGAGCGGGCCGCTGCCGCGGCGATCCGGGACTCGGCCGCCAAGGGATACCTCGACGGCCGCACGCTCGCGGAGATGTTCGCGTGGCTGCGTCCCACCGATCTGGTCTGGCGGTACTGGGTCAACAACTACGTGCAGGGCCGGTCGCCCGCCGCGTTCGACGTGCTGTTCTGGAACTCGGACACCACCCGCATGGCCGCGGCACTGCACCGCGACCTCGTCCTCCTCGGACTGCAGAACGCGCTGACGACGCCGGGCGCCGCCACCATGCTCGGCACGCCCGTCGACCTCGGCACGGTGACCGCGGATTCGTACGTCGTCGGCGGATCCGCCGACCACCTCTGCCCGTGGCAGTCCACGTACCGCAGTGCTCGCCTCCTCGGCAGCAAGGACGCCCGGTTCGTGCTGTCGTCGAACGGGCACATCGCCTCACTCGTGAACCCGCCGGGCAACCCGAGGGCGTCGTACCGGTTCGGCGAACCCGTCTCCGAGACCCCGGACGCGTGGCTGGCCACCGCGGAGACGGCGACGGACTCGTGGTGGACCGATTACGCGCACTGGCTCGCCGAACGCAGCGGACCCGACGTCGACGCACCGCACAGTCTCGGTGCCCGGCAGTACCCGCCGCTCGCCCCCGCCCCCGGCACCTACGTCCACCACTCCTGA
- a CDS encoding MaoC family dehydratase, whose protein sequence is MTLHLTHPAELIESVGRTIGTTGPYKVLQDQVNLFAEATGDFQWIHTDPDRAAAGPFGGTVAHGYLTLSLAPSILAEALTVDGVNAALNYGLNKVRFPAPLPVGSVLRATVDLTAAEQKPAGVEAVFRLTYEIDGGTRPVCVADVVVLYT, encoded by the coding sequence ATGACCCTGCATCTCACCCACCCCGCCGAACTCATCGAGTCGGTCGGCCGGACCATCGGAACCACCGGCCCCTACAAGGTCCTGCAAGACCAGGTGAACCTGTTCGCGGAGGCGACCGGCGACTTCCAGTGGATCCACACCGATCCGGATCGCGCCGCCGCCGGGCCCTTCGGCGGCACCGTCGCACACGGCTACCTGACGCTGTCGCTGGCGCCGAGCATCCTCGCGGAGGCACTCACCGTCGACGGCGTGAACGCCGCCCTCAACTACGGACTGAACAAGGTCCGGTTCCCGGCCCCGCTGCCCGTCGGCTCCGTTCTGCGCGCCACCGTGGACCTCACCGCAGCCGAACAGAAACCGGCCGGCGTCGAAGCAGTCTTCCGGCTGACCTACGAGATCGACGGCGGAACCCGTCCGGTGTGCGTCGCCGACGTCGTGGTGCTCTACACGTGA
- the phaZ gene encoding poly(3-hydroxyalkanoate) depolymerase, whose translation MTVTELFGSRDRFEDRIVPVCGLRIRVRIRTGTGVPLVLCNGIGAGLEVLEPLVAALDPATTIIRFDVPGTGGSPASPVPYALPALACGLSRLLDEIGVGTVDVLGLSWGGALAQQFALQHPRRCRRLVLVATGTGALMIPGHPRVLSKMLTPKRFTDPAYASAVAGDLYGGAARRAGGEGDVARIFGKQRQAGSRVGYLHQLLAGALWTSLPVLPLIRQPTLVVAGTDDPIIPVLNARIMNALLPHATLHIHPGGHIDIVTDASGLAPVVAGFLADSGT comes from the coding sequence GTGACGGTGACCGAACTGTTCGGCAGCCGCGACCGGTTCGAGGACAGGATCGTTCCGGTGTGCGGGCTGCGGATCCGGGTGCGGATCCGCACCGGCACCGGCGTGCCCCTCGTGCTGTGCAACGGCATCGGCGCCGGCCTGGAAGTGCTCGAACCGCTGGTCGCCGCGCTGGATCCGGCCACGACGATCATCCGTTTCGACGTCCCGGGCACCGGAGGTTCGCCCGCGTCCCCGGTTCCGTACGCACTCCCGGCCCTCGCCTGTGGTCTGAGCCGGTTGCTCGACGAGATCGGGGTCGGCACCGTCGACGTCCTCGGGTTGTCGTGGGGCGGAGCGCTGGCCCAGCAGTTCGCCCTGCAGCACCCGCGGCGGTGCCGGCGTCTGGTCCTCGTCGCCACCGGCACCGGCGCCCTCATGATTCCGGGTCATCCGCGCGTGCTCTCGAAGATGCTGACCCCGAAGCGGTTCACCGACCCCGCATACGCATCGGCCGTCGCCGGCGACCTGTACGGCGGCGCCGCCCGCCGCGCCGGCGGCGAGGGCGACGTGGCGCGGATCTTCGGGAAGCAGCGGCAGGCCGGGTCCCGGGTCGGCTATCTCCACCAACTCCTCGCGGGCGCCCTGTGGACGAGCCTTCCCGTCCTGCCGCTCATCCGGCAGCCCACACTCGTCGTCGCGGGCACCGACGACCCGATCATTCCCGTCCTCAACGCTCGCATCATGAACGCACTTCTGCCGCACGCGACGTTGCACATCCACCCGGGCGGGCACATCGACATCGTCACCGACGCATCCGGACTCGCACCGGTGGTCGCCGGGTTCCTCGCCGACTCCGGAACCTGA